One region of Exiguobacterium acetylicum genomic DNA includes:
- a CDS encoding DMT family transporter produces MNILLLGFTLLGGVMLSAQSSINGAFSQKAGALESTFLTFFTGMLILALAILFFGQGNVLLLLEAPRWQLSAVLFGVSYLFLTILAVPQIGVTAASIATVIGQLAAGMVIDHIGAFGGVVVPLDGKRLLGLVAMLAALYFVYRGNTRKDVSASSDSMAS; encoded by the coding sequence GTGAATATTCTATTACTCGGTTTTACATTACTCGGCGGCGTGATGCTGAGCGCCCAGTCCTCGATCAACGGTGCCTTCAGTCAAAAGGCAGGGGCTCTGGAAAGTACGTTCCTGACGTTCTTCACCGGAATGCTGATTCTCGCACTCGCCATCCTATTCTTTGGTCAAGGAAACGTCTTGCTTTTGCTTGAAGCACCACGTTGGCAACTGAGCGCCGTCCTATTCGGCGTCAGTTATCTCTTCCTGACGATTCTTGCTGTCCCGCAAATCGGTGTCACGGCAGCTAGTATCGCGACCGTCATCGGTCAACTCGCAGCAGGTATGGTCATTGATCACATCGGTGCGTTCGGTGGCGTCGTCGTTCCGCTCGACGGAAAACGTCTGCTTGGTCTAGTTGCGATGCTGGCTGCGCTTTACTTCGTCTATCGCGGGAACACACGCAAAGACGTGTCCGCTTCATCTGATTCGATGGCATCGTGA
- a CDS encoding potassium channel family protein, giving the protein MISVLTIFSRLFKGLRRAFHLSYFRGLLILCLLTLVSGTIFYSTEENLSMVDALYFCITTLSTVGHPTFVPTTTLGKVFTMAYITIGCGLFLTLIATLSYVLIKQPEDE; this is encoded by the coding sequence ATGATTTCTGTACTGACGATTTTTTCACGTTTATTCAAGGGATTGCGCCGCGCCTTTCACTTATCTTACTTTCGTGGTCTATTGATTCTCTGCCTGTTGACGCTCGTCTCCGGGACGATCTTCTATAGCACGGAAGAAAACCTGTCGATGGTGGATGCACTCTACTTTTGTATCACGACACTAAGTACGGTCGGGCATCCAACATTCGTTCCGACGACGACGCTCGGTAAGGTCTTTACGATGGCATATATCACGATTGGCTGCGGGTTGTTCTTAACACTGATTGCCACACTATCGTATGTCCTGATTAAACAACCGGAGGATGAATAA
- a CDS encoding sensor domain-containing diguanylate cyclase, translating to MPSLFLFTIVYLIPTFIMFYMSIDIFLRNPSRPQHRLLSLFTFAYGMLFLGEFFRNASPIEFSPAFVTYWFGNAGLIVFSTSLHFIFRVSNLWKRMPRLLYPWIFYLPMGVVLTTYVFQTNVINSQQFTQVGQFIYPEFNTQYLVTMTVGNIFHLLVIGLLVYARTHLKDARRGIINVLLSVAILVLAWDIVFGYWSFYGIMPPYAYMYGGLFWAGALAIAMRRFDYLASYQKRFATLYNLNPSAILLLDRDGRIESANPAAHRLFETDDLTACTFSTYLPDKKQADWSLHYMTHFLSQRKFNEFETKILTAQQQERYVVMDADFVFIEQELHGMLLIRDIQSFKEAEQTIRFFAYHDPLTKIANRRSFYERAAQELLELDHIAIIVVDLDGFKAINDTYGHQIGDAFLIHIARLLEHHAEQNGFAARVGGDEFFLLYRHPTVATLHAYAANLLTYLQDNPYRFAEETIEIRTSIGLSYSPNHGVDLDTLIQHADQAMYRVKHAGKNDYFIHDTMDSTQRS from the coding sequence ATGCCATCCTTGTTTCTTTTTACGATCGTCTATCTGATTCCGACCTTCATCATGTTCTACATGTCGATTGATATATTTTTACGCAATCCATCACGTCCGCAACACCGACTGCTTAGCTTATTCACGTTCGCTTACGGGATGTTGTTCCTTGGTGAATTTTTCCGGAATGCCTCCCCGATCGAGTTTAGTCCGGCATTCGTGACCTACTGGTTCGGAAACGCTGGTCTGATCGTCTTCAGTACATCGCTCCACTTCATCTTTCGCGTCTCGAATTTGTGGAAACGAATGCCACGCTTACTGTACCCATGGATCTTCTATCTGCCGATGGGCGTCGTGCTGACGACATACGTCTTCCAGACGAACGTCATCAACAGTCAGCAATTCACACAGGTCGGACAGTTCATCTACCCTGAATTCAACACACAATATCTAGTGACGATGACGGTCGGGAACATCTTCCATCTTCTTGTCATCGGTCTGCTCGTGTACGCACGGACACACTTGAAAGATGCACGTCGTGGCATTATCAACGTCTTACTCAGTGTCGCGATTCTCGTTCTCGCGTGGGATATCGTCTTCGGCTACTGGTCGTTCTACGGCATCATGCCACCGTATGCCTATATGTATGGCGGTTTGTTCTGGGCAGGAGCACTGGCGATCGCAATGCGCCGATTCGATTATCTCGCGTCCTATCAGAAGCGTTTCGCGACGCTCTACAATTTGAATCCTTCGGCAATCCTGCTACTCGACCGGGATGGACGAATCGAGAGCGCCAATCCAGCCGCTCATCGCCTGTTTGAGACCGATGACTTAACGGCATGTACGTTTTCGACCTACTTGCCGGATAAAAAACAAGCCGATTGGTCGCTGCATTATATGACGCACTTTTTATCACAGCGGAAGTTCAACGAATTCGAGACGAAGATTTTGACAGCGCAACAGCAAGAACGCTACGTCGTCATGGATGCCGACTTCGTCTTCATCGAACAAGAGCTGCACGGGATGCTGTTGATTCGTGATATCCAGTCCTTCAAGGAAGCGGAGCAGACAATTCGTTTCTTCGCCTACCACGATCCGTTGACGAAGATTGCGAATCGCCGGAGCTTTTACGAACGTGCGGCGCAAGAGTTACTCGAGCTTGATCATATCGCGATCATCGTCGTCGATCTCGACGGTTTCAAAGCCATCAACGATACGTACGGTCATCAGATTGGCGATGCCTTTTTGATTCATATCGCTCGTCTACTTGAACATCATGCGGAACAGAATGGGTTCGCCGCCCGTGTCGGTGGCGACGAATTCTTCTTACTCTATCGTCATCCGACTGTCGCTACGCTCCATGCCTATGCTGCGAATTTGTTGACGTACTTGCAAGACAACCCTTACCGGTTCGCTGAAGAAACCATTGAAATCCGAACGAGTATCGGACTTAGTTACTCACCCAATCATGGCGTCGATCTCGACACGCTGATTCAGCATGCTGACCAAGCGATGTATCGCGTCAAACATGCCGGAAAGAATGATTATTTCATTCATGATACGATGGACTCGACGCAACGATCCTAA
- a CDS encoding DMT family transporter gives MKIVYYVLALLAGIALSVEGAIYGELGNFVGKLESSFYNFFAGTIIIGLIVLFFGKGSLGYTFRAPKWTLLGGLLGSIYLTILIISIPLVGVGLAMISVIIGQMIASMVIEHYGWLGSPKRPINRDKLTASALMLVALFLIF, from the coding sequence TTGAAAATCGTGTATTACGTACTCGCGTTACTTGCGGGTATCGCTTTAAGTGTCGAAGGGGCCATCTATGGTGAGCTCGGGAACTTCGTCGGAAAACTCGAAAGTAGCTTTTATAATTTCTTCGCCGGTACGATCATCATCGGGCTGATCGTCCTCTTCTTCGGAAAAGGTTCACTCGGCTATACATTCCGCGCACCGAAATGGACCTTGCTCGGTGGTCTACTCGGTAGTATCTACTTGACGATCCTAATCATCAGTATCCCGCTCGTTGGTGTCGGTCTCGCCATGATCAGTGTCATCATCGGACAAATGATCGCCAGCATGGTCATCGAACATTACGGCTGGCTCGGTAGCCCGAAACGTCCGATCAATCGTGACAAGCTGACGGCTTCTGCTTTGATGCTCGTCGCTCTATTTCTTATCTTTTAA
- a CDS encoding metal ABC transporter ATP-binding protein: MYALDVDRLTVSYFDTHALDGVSVRLPFASLIGIIGPNGAGKSTFLKAILGLIPARIEQLRVLDQSLEDVRSRVAYVPQRSAIDWDFPVRVQDVVLMGCYPKLGLFKRPSKAQKAFAMECLERVGMAGHAERQIGELSGGQQQRVFLARALAQEAELLLLDEPFVGIDVASEQMIIELLRTLRAEGRTIVVVHHDLHKAEDYFDTLMLLNKQLIAVGPPSDILTPEWLELAYGLPLFERRKEGQG; this comes from the coding sequence ATGTACGCCCTTGACGTTGATCGTCTCACCGTCTCTTATTTTGATACCCATGCACTCGACGGAGTGTCCGTTCGCCTCCCGTTCGCTTCGTTGATTGGCATCATCGGACCGAACGGTGCTGGTAAATCCACATTCTTAAAAGCCATCCTCGGTCTGATCCCGGCTCGGATCGAGCAGTTACGCGTGCTCGACCAATCACTCGAAGACGTCCGGTCACGCGTCGCATATGTCCCGCAACGAAGTGCAATTGATTGGGACTTCCCGGTTCGTGTGCAGGATGTCGTGTTAATGGGCTGTTATCCGAAGCTCGGCTTATTCAAACGACCATCGAAGGCACAAAAAGCGTTCGCCATGGAATGCCTCGAGCGCGTCGGTATGGCGGGTCATGCCGAACGCCAAATCGGTGAACTGTCAGGTGGACAGCAACAACGGGTCTTTCTGGCGCGCGCCCTTGCCCAAGAAGCAGAGCTGCTATTGCTGGACGAACCGTTCGTCGGCATCGATGTTGCGAGTGAACAGATGATCATCGAACTCTTACGGACCCTTCGAGCCGAAGGGCGGACGATCGTCGTCGTCCACCATGATTTGCATAAAGCAGAGGACTACTTCGACACATTGATGCTGTTGAACAAACAACTGATCGCTGTCGGTCCGCCGTCTGATATCTTGACACCGGAATGGCTCGAACTAGCATATGGCTTACCCCTATTCGAACGACGCAAGGAGGGACAAGGATGA
- a CDS encoding metal ABC transporter permease, with amino-acid sequence MTFIEALLQYEFLQKAMITAVMVGIICGVIGCFIILRGMSLMGDAISHAVLPGVAISYLLGINFLIGAVVTGLVTALGIGFVSQNSRIKNDTAIGIMFTSAFALGIILISFLRSSSDLYHILFGNVLAVRPSDMWMTVIIGLIVLGGIFLFYKELLISSFDPTMAQAYGLSTRWIHYGLMTLLTLVTVASLQTVGIILVVAMLITPAATAYLLTNRLSRMLFLAAGFGTLSAIVGLYFSFTYNLSSGASIVLVATTLFALVFVFSPRHGLMRHRKRKESTV; translated from the coding sequence ATGACGTTCATCGAGGCATTACTTCAGTATGAGTTCTTACAAAAAGCGATGATCACCGCCGTCATGGTCGGCATCATCTGTGGTGTGATCGGTTGTTTCATCATCCTTCGCGGAATGTCGTTGATGGGGGACGCAATCTCGCACGCCGTTTTACCTGGTGTTGCGATTTCCTACCTACTCGGGATCAACTTCCTGATCGGTGCTGTCGTGACGGGTCTCGTGACAGCGCTCGGAATCGGCTTCGTTAGCCAGAACAGTCGCATCAAGAACGATACGGCAATCGGAATCATGTTCACATCGGCCTTCGCCCTCGGGATCATCCTGATTTCGTTCTTGCGTAGCAGTAGCGATCTCTATCACATTCTGTTTGGTAACGTCCTCGCGGTCCGTCCGAGCGACATGTGGATGACCGTCATCATCGGATTGATCGTCCTCGGTGGAATCTTCTTGTTCTACAAAGAGTTGCTGATCAGCTCGTTTGATCCAACGATGGCGCAAGCCTATGGACTATCAACGCGCTGGATTCATTACGGACTGATGACGTTACTGACACTCGTCACCGTCGCTTCACTTCAGACCGTCGGCATCATCCTCGTCGTCGCGATGTTGATCACACCAGCAGCGACCGCGTATTTACTGACGAACCGCCTCTCACGGATGCTGTTCCTAGCGGCAGGATTCGGTACGTTGTCCGCCATCGTCGGACTGTATTTCAGCTTCACCTATAATCTATCTTCCGGTGCGTCGATCGTCCTCGTCGCGACGACGTTGTTCGCACTCGTCTTTGTCTTCTCACCACGTCACGGTCTGATGCGTCACCGGAAACGAAAGGAGTCTACTGTATGA
- a CDS encoding GNAT family N-acetyltransferase has translation MEMTIERINDFDDFNWLPILSKSTQEGYPFIERMLRERRNETYREDGEAMFVVLSLSGHVIACGGYMKQTDATDVGRIRHVYVLPEMRHHGVGTQLLEKIIPEALLTYSELWLYTDDASTFYERFGFEPYTATKVTHRLLKHAFVQP, from the coding sequence ATGGAGATGACAATCGAACGGATCAACGATTTTGATGACTTCAACTGGTTACCAATCTTATCAAAGAGTACACAGGAAGGCTATCCCTTCATCGAACGGATGCTACGTGAACGACGAAACGAAACGTATCGAGAAGACGGAGAAGCAATGTTCGTCGTTTTGTCGCTCTCCGGTCACGTCATTGCGTGCGGGGGTTATATGAAACAAACCGACGCGACCGACGTCGGTCGGATTCGTCATGTCTACGTCTTACCGGAAATGCGACATCACGGTGTCGGTACACAACTGCTTGAGAAAATCATCCCAGAAGCGCTGTTGACGTATTCCGAGCTCTGGCTCTATACAGACGATGCCAGTACATTTTATGAACGATTCGGTTTTGAGCCGTATACGGCAACCAAAGTGACACATCGACTTTTAAAGCATGCATTCGTCCAACCTTAA
- a CDS encoding ArsR/SmtB family transcription factor, with product MTNQVDLFKALSNEVRLDILRWLKDPETHFNKPTAHLATNLSDKGGICVGDIQEKANLSQSTVSQYLAMLQKVGLLESERHGKWTYYRRNEEKIQELAAYLKGEL from the coding sequence ATGACAAATCAAGTGGATCTATTCAAGGCATTATCGAACGAGGTACGTCTTGATATCTTACGCTGGCTCAAGGATCCCGAGACTCATTTCAATAAGCCGACGGCCCATCTCGCGACGAATCTGTCGGACAAGGGAGGCATCTGCGTCGGAGATATCCAAGAGAAGGCGAACTTATCTCAATCGACCGTCTCCCAATATCTTGCGATGTTGCAAAAAGTCGGATTGCTCGAATCCGAACGTCACGGCAAATGGACGTATTACCGGCGAAATGAAGAAAAAATCCAGGAGCTCGCAGCGTACCTCAAAGGAGAACTTTGA
- a CDS encoding DeoR/GlpR family DNA-binding transcription regulator — MGQIERLQQMREWIKTSPEISLDQLMQEYQISRDTARRDVIVLEQEGEIIRVKNGLVRAGGTLAYEQRTEKPEKRRIGQRAACHVQANDRLLLDAATTVSEMARALPPYPLQVITNSLDIADYVGARTDIELYVTGGRFDRHARSLSGIKTADDILNYQVDCVFLGACGLTEEGLFAEQLEEAVVKKAMIRSATRVIVLADHTKFNKRFLHKVCDWEQIDVLVTDQVPDATWQERLDHYHVDLDVTEEETT, encoded by the coding sequence ATGGGGCAAATCGAACGGTTGCAACAGATGCGAGAATGGATCAAGACGAGTCCTGAAATTTCGCTCGATCAATTGATGCAGGAGTATCAGATTTCACGAGATACTGCACGTCGTGACGTCATCGTCCTCGAACAAGAAGGGGAGATCATTCGCGTTAAGAATGGATTAGTCCGTGCTGGTGGAACGCTTGCGTATGAACAGCGGACAGAGAAACCGGAAAAACGGCGGATCGGGCAGCGTGCAGCGTGTCACGTCCAAGCGAACGATCGCTTATTGCTCGATGCTGCAACGACGGTATCTGAGATGGCACGAGCACTTCCGCCATATCCACTACAAGTCATCACGAACTCCCTCGATATCGCAGACTATGTCGGAGCTCGCACGGATATTGAGCTGTATGTCACGGGAGGACGTTTCGACCGGCATGCGCGTAGCTTGAGTGGGATCAAGACGGCAGACGACATCCTGAATTATCAAGTTGATTGTGTTTTTCTTGGAGCATGTGGATTGACGGAAGAAGGACTTTTTGCGGAACAACTCGAAGAAGCGGTCGTAAAGAAAGCGATGATTCGAAGCGCGACCCGTGTCATCGTCCTCGCAGACCATACGAAATTCAATAAGCGTTTTTTGCATAAGGTCTGTGACTGGGAGCAAATCGATGTGCTCGTTACGGATCAAGTACCAGATGCAACGTGGCAAGAACGACTAGATCATTATCATGTCGATCTCGACGTGACAGAGGAGGAAACAACATGA
- the mgtE gene encoding magnesium transporter translates to MRQTAEQQWKWLLLDALAKEKREQAQQVIEEVYPYDIAQVYEELGEDDQARLLDYLDHERLADVLEELEGEQRLAVLRRLDVERAGHVLDLMENDDVADVLEELGPEETDRLLGSMRTDEALIVRNLLTYPPETAGRLMTNRFIWVGEDFTVGETVEKMRDYIEYSETINYVYVVNQLSELVGVISYRDVILAENTERISDVMETKVIRVAAETDQEEVAQLFERYDLVSLPVVEGDILVGLITVDDALDVLREEANEDIEKLSASGKSIDFETKPWIAATRRLPWLVLLLFIGLVSGSIISQFEETLSKVVALAFFMPMIAGMTGNTGTQSLAVVVRVLITREVDKRVATRLILRELWVGLIIGVICGILIAVIAYVWQGSAVLGLVVGSSLVITLIFGTLAGTIIPLILHRLKIDPAIASGPLITTLNDILSLLVYFGIATAFISRLM, encoded by the coding sequence TTGCGTCAGACAGCAGAACAGCAATGGAAGTGGCTCTTGCTTGATGCACTCGCGAAGGAAAAACGGGAGCAAGCACAGCAAGTCATCGAAGAGGTCTATCCGTATGATATCGCGCAAGTGTATGAAGAGTTGGGCGAAGACGATCAGGCACGACTCCTCGACTATCTCGATCACGAGCGATTGGCAGATGTCCTCGAAGAGCTCGAAGGGGAGCAACGTCTCGCCGTCTTACGTCGTTTAGACGTCGAGCGTGCCGGGCACGTCCTCGATTTAATGGAGAACGATGATGTCGCGGATGTACTTGAGGAACTGGGACCGGAAGAGACCGACCGTTTGCTTGGCAGCATGCGGACGGACGAGGCTCTGATCGTCCGCAATCTCTTGACGTATCCACCAGAAACGGCCGGACGCTTGATGACGAACCGGTTCATCTGGGTCGGAGAGGATTTTACGGTCGGTGAGACGGTCGAGAAGATGCGCGACTACATCGAATACTCGGAGACGATCAACTATGTCTACGTCGTCAATCAACTCAGTGAACTCGTTGGGGTCATCTCATACCGGGATGTCATCTTAGCTGAAAATACGGAACGGATCAGTGACGTCATGGAGACGAAGGTGATCCGGGTCGCAGCAGAGACCGATCAGGAAGAGGTCGCGCAACTGTTCGAACGCTATGATCTCGTCTCGTTACCCGTCGTCGAGGGCGATATTCTTGTCGGACTGATCACGGTCGATGATGCGCTTGACGTCTTACGGGAAGAAGCGAACGAAGACATCGAGAAACTCTCGGCGTCCGGTAAATCGATCGATTTCGAGACGAAGCCGTGGATTGCTGCGACCCGTCGTTTGCCGTGGCTCGTCTTGCTATTGTTCATCGGGCTCGTCTCCGGATCGATCATCAGCCAGTTCGAAGAGACGCTCTCAAAAGTCGTCGCGCTCGCCTTCTTCATGCCAATGATTGCCGGGATGACCGGAAATACCGGTACCCAATCGCTCGCGGTCGTCGTCCGCGTATTGATTACGCGTGAAGTCGATAAGCGGGTCGCGACTCGATTAATCTTGCGGGAACTCTGGGTTGGTTTAATCATTGGTGTCATTTGTGGCATCTTGATTGCCGTCATCGCCTACGTCTGGCAAGGAAGTGCCGTCTTAGGTCTTGTCGTCGGCAGCTCGCTCGTCATTACGTTGATCTTTGGGACACTTGCTGGAACGATCATTCCGCTGATCTTGCATCGTCTAAAGATTGACCCGGCAATCGCATCCGGACCATTGATCACGACGTTGAACGATATCTTGTCGCTCCTCGTCTACTTCGGGATCGCCACGGCATTCATTAGCCGCTTAATGTAA
- a CDS encoding Gfo/Idh/MocA family oxidoreductase translates to MNPIQTTLVGFGFSAVTFHVPFLQTLPAFEVTQVVSSRPEQVAQHFSKATVVATLAEALQDENTELVIITTPTALHFEMAKQAIEAKKHVLLEKPAVVTIEEALTLQTLAKQHGVQVAVYQNRRFDGDFLTLEQLMEMNEIGDWQVIESRFDRYRPVVRERWREQAGSGAGILFDLGSHLLDQALALFGEPDALTGDVYLQRDGAVVDDGFHVTLHYGTRRVILRSTSFIQGPTPRFEFHATRGSYIKYGMDPQEGRLAKGHPVNEQLGEDEVDSYGYLQIADQPVERLATLPGSYATFYEQLAEGLRRGRVPVDLRDAEKTMRLIEAVRTSSDEGRRLLRKEWDAWKN, encoded by the coding sequence ATGAACCCGATTCAAACGACGCTCGTCGGATTCGGCTTTTCAGCGGTGACGTTCCACGTTCCGTTCTTACAGACATTACCGGCATTTGAAGTGACGCAAGTCGTCTCCAGTCGACCGGAACAGGTAGCACAACATTTCAGTAAGGCGACGGTCGTCGCGACACTTGCTGAAGCCTTACAGGATGAGAACACGGAACTCGTCATCATCACGACACCAACGGCACTCCATTTCGAAATGGCAAAACAAGCGATTGAAGCAAAAAAGCACGTCTTACTCGAAAAGCCGGCTGTCGTAACGATCGAAGAAGCACTGACGCTGCAAACGTTAGCGAAACAACACGGCGTTCAAGTCGCCGTCTATCAAAATCGTCGCTTTGACGGTGACTTCCTGACACTTGAACAATTGATGGAAATGAACGAGATCGGCGACTGGCAAGTCATTGAATCACGCTTTGATCGCTATCGCCCGGTCGTTCGGGAACGCTGGCGGGAACAAGCGGGAAGCGGTGCCGGCATCCTGTTTGATCTCGGCTCACACTTACTCGATCAAGCACTTGCCTTGTTCGGAGAACCGGATGCACTGACGGGCGACGTCTATCTGCAACGTGACGGTGCTGTCGTTGATGACGGTTTCCATGTCACGCTGCATTACGGTACGCGTCGTGTCATTCTCCGTTCGACGTCTTTCATCCAAGGACCAACGCCACGTTTCGAGTTTCATGCGACGCGCGGCAGTTACATTAAATACGGAATGGACCCGCAAGAAGGACGGCTTGCGAAAGGTCATCCGGTGAACGAACAGCTCGGTGAAGATGAAGTAGATTCCTACGGTTACCTTCAGATCGCCGATCAGCCAGTCGAGCGTCTCGCGACACTTCCAGGCAGTTATGCGACGTTTTATGAACAATTGGCAGAAGGACTTCGCAGAGGACGAGTACCTGTCGATTTACGTGACGCAGAAAAAACGATGCGCTTGATTGAAGCAGTGCGTACCAGCAGTGATGAAGGACGACGCCTTTTACGAAAGGAATGGGATGCATGGAAGAATTGA
- a CDS encoding heme-degrading domain-containing protein, which translates to MEELKVLLAEEDELVLTSLTNTEAIGMGHELIGRAMKENLSIAVEIKRNGQRLYYAALDGTAPDQEEWIRRKSNVVLRHGYSSLYMRRYNESKHRSYHSMYAVSPADYADAGGSFPIRIEGVGVVGTITVSGLSQEADHRLATEALRLLKRQQLGQ; encoded by the coding sequence ATGGAAGAATTGAAGGTGTTGCTAGCGGAAGAGGACGAACTCGTCTTGACGTCCTTGACGAATACGGAAGCGATTGGGATGGGGCATGAATTGATCGGACGGGCGATGAAGGAGAACTTATCGATTGCCGTTGAAATCAAACGAAACGGGCAGCGTTTATATTACGCAGCGCTCGACGGTACGGCACCGGATCAGGAAGAGTGGATCCGCCGGAAATCGAACGTCGTCTTGCGGCATGGCTATAGCTCGCTCTACATGCGTCGGTATAATGAAAGTAAACATCGCTCGTACCACTCGATGTATGCGGTCTCGCCAGCTGATTATGCCGATGCCGGCGGATCGTTCCCGATCCGAATCGAAGGAGTCGGTGTCGTTGGTACGATCACCGTTTCCGGTTTATCGCAGGAAGCGGATCATCGTCTTGCGACGGAAGCGTTGCGCTTATTGAAGAGACAACAGCTGGGGCAATAA
- a CDS encoding SDR family oxidoreductase, whose translation MQTMLITGASSGIGLATAQRFADAGWFVYAGVRSPDEMTVSLPTLTFLPLDVTDETSVKAAVRQIEQEVDHLDVVFCNAGHGLLRALGQATSYEIKQLFETNVFGVIRTIEACLPLLKQALDGSHLLATSSVSGLVGQPMNELYCASKFAIEGLLESLATYYKPYFNIDVTLIEPAAVETNFTATVLDQLERTGGLHEDDFKPIITAYLQTYRTRHADRQSAEALAEVIFEVVHRDERPLRIRTTEADEHFVAHKTHHDPSGLEGIAKIRRLTLNLD comes from the coding sequence ATGCAAACGATGTTGATCACGGGTGCTTCTTCCGGTATCGGTCTTGCGACGGCGCAGCGATTCGCAGACGCCGGATGGTTCGTCTACGCTGGTGTCCGGAGTCCAGACGAAATGACCGTGTCGTTACCGACGCTTACCTTCTTGCCGCTCGATGTCACGGATGAGACAAGCGTGAAAGCAGCCGTTCGTCAAATTGAACAAGAAGTCGATCATCTCGACGTCGTGTTCTGTAATGCCGGTCATGGTTTGCTGCGCGCACTCGGTCAAGCGACGAGTTATGAAATCAAGCAACTCTTCGAAACGAACGTCTTCGGTGTCATCCGAACGATCGAAGCTTGTCTCCCCTTACTCAAACAAGCACTGGACGGTAGTCACTTACTCGCGACTTCAAGCGTCAGTGGTCTCGTCGGTCAACCGATGAATGAACTGTATTGTGCCAGTAAGTTCGCGATCGAAGGGCTGCTCGAAAGTCTTGCGACCTACTATAAACCGTACTTCAACATCGACGTCACCCTGATTGAACCAGCCGCCGTCGAGACGAACTTTACCGCAACGGTTCTCGATCAACTCGAACGTACGGGTGGCTTACACGAAGACGACTTCAAACCGATCATCACGGCTTATTTGCAGACGTATCGGACGCGACATGCCGATCGCCAATCGGCAGAAGCTCTGGCTGAGGTGATCTTCGAAGTCGTCCACCGTGACGAACGTCCGTTACGAATCCGGACGACGGAAGCCGATGAACATTTCGTCGCCCATAAGACGCATCATGATCCGTCAGGTCTCGAAGGGATTGCCAAAATACGACGGCTGACATTAAATCTCGACTGA